The nucleotide sequence CTAACGGCTGCTTTGATATTTTGCATAAGGGGCATGTCAGGCTTCTCGAAAAAGCAAAGTCTCTGGGAGATGTGCTGATCGTCGCGCTTAATACGGATGCGTCGGTAAAAAAGATAAAAGGGCAAAAACGTCCGGTCACCAAGCAGAATGACCGGGCTCTTATTATAGCCGCATTGCGGCCGGTCGATTTCGTAACTTTTTTTAATGAAACCACTCCGGAGAAGGCAATAAAGAGAATATCGCCCGATATACTCGTAAAAGGCGGGGATTGGAAAAAATGTATGGTAGTAGGCGCCGGTCATGTGATGTCTAAGGGCGGGAAGGTCTATTCCGTAGATTTCGTCAAGGGCTATTCCACCTCCGGACTTCTAAGGAAAATCAAGCGTTCCCAATGAAGAAACCGCTTACCGGCAGAATAGCGCGGATAATAGACGCGAATACAAACAGGCTGACAGAAGGGCTTCGGGTCTGCGAAGATATAGCAAGGTTCATACTTGATGATAGGCCGGCTACCGAGCACTTCAAATCGATCAGGCATAGGGCATCCTCGGCTTTAAAAGGGCTTGGCGGCGACAAAAAGGCCATTATGCAATTCAGGGACTCGGATGGCGATATAGGAAAACTGAGCATAAAAAGCGAGAAAAGGCGCGGCACCGTAGCGGATGTATTTAAAGCCAACATAAAACGCGGCGAAGAATCGATGCGTGTACTTGAGGAATTTGCA is from Candidatus Omnitrophota bacterium and encodes:
- the rfaE2 gene encoding D-glycero-beta-D-manno-heptose 1-phosphate adenylyltransferase; this encodes MTPKNRIKSLPKLIRALKPLKKKGRKIVFTNGCFDILHKGHVRLLEKAKSLGDVLIVALNTDASVKKIKGQKRPVTKQNDRALIIAALRPVDFVTFFNETTPEKAIKRISPDILVKGGDWKKCMVVGAGHVMSKGGKVYSVDFVKGYSTSGLLRKIKRSQ